In Mytilus galloprovincialis chromosome 1, xbMytGall1.hap1.1, whole genome shotgun sequence, the following are encoded in one genomic region:
- the LOC143047270 gene encoding high affinity choline transporter 1-like isoform X2: MVVNIPGVIGIVVFYIIIVVIGIWAGKNKKGDTNDLLVAGRSLGMFVATLTTAAALIYVPKVRKAEYTTIFDPIQEKYGNRTGGLLFIPELLGDLFWEAAIFNALGATVSIILGLEMSIAIIVSAVIVIVYTFFGGLYSVAYTDVIQMFFIIIGLVIALPFAWTNPAVNFSRISNTWPGEMDSNQIGIYIDTCLLTLGGCLTWQAFYQRILACKSVTVARNSALLGAVISALMAIPPAAIGVIGAATDWNMTSYPQNSTLSYEDWAFILPMVMEYLCPLTVSIIGFGAISAAVMSSADSIVLATGSVFSRNIYQNCFRPQASDRELTWVLRFSIVVVGTLGAVIAISANSIYGLYILCADAMYVVQFPVLTCALWVPFANTYGAISGLVVGTTLRVLGGEPVLSFPAIIKYPGYNDTLGQIFPFKTFAMLSCTFSLLSISYLTEYLFTKRKLSKKFDIFNCYGPQSSQCKNDGNDISMTVKTEDDVKNETDKFLNN; this comes from the exons ATGGTTGTAAATATACCTGGTGTGATTGGTATTGTTGTTTTCTACATCATCATTGTGGTTATTGGTATATGGGCGGGAAAGAACAAAAAGGGGGATACAAATGATTTATTGGTAGCTGGCAGGAGTCTTGGTATGTTTGTGGCCACATTAACAACTGCAG CTGCATTAATATACGTGCCAAAAGTAAGAAAAGCAGAATATACAACTATATTTGACCCCATACAAGAAAAATATGGGAATCGGACTGGCGGACTGCTATTCATTCCTGAATTATTAGGAGATTTATTCTGGGAAGCAGCCATCTTTAATGCACTAG GAGCAACTGTTTCTATAATACTTGGACTTGAAATGTCCATTGCCATTATAGTTTCAGCTGTTATAGTTATTGTCTATACATTCTTTGGTGGTTTATACTCTGTAGCTTACACAGACGTTATACAGATGTTCTTTATCATCATAGGACTA gtaatTGCACTACCGTTTGCCTGGACTAATCCCGCGGTTAATTTCAGTAGAATAAGCAATACATGGCCGGGAGAAATGGATAGTAACCAGATTGggatatatattgatacatgcCTTTTAACACTTGGTGGATGCCTTACCTGGCAG gcgTTTTACCAACGAATTTTAGCATGTAAATCTGTAACCGTTGCTCGGAATTCTGCGTTATTGGGAGCAGTTATTTCAGCCTTGATGGCGATACCACCTGCTGCTATTGGTGTTATTGGTGCTGCCACTG ATTGGAACATGACTTCGTATCCACAAAATTCCACATTATCTTACGAAGATTGGGCGTTTATATTACCAATGGTTATGGAATATTTATGTCCATTAACAGTATCGATTATAGGATTCGGAGCAATCAGTGCTGCAGTTATGTCGTCTGCAGATTCCATAGTCTTGGCAACAGGCTCTGTCTTCAGTAGAAATATTTACCAAAACTGTTTTAGACCTCAG GCATCTGACAGAGAACTTACATGGGTACTTCGATTTAGTATAGTAGTTGTAGGAACTCTTGGTGCTGTCATTGCTATATCTGCCAACAGCATTTATGGACTGTATATACTATGCGCTGATGCTATGTATGTTGTTCAGTTTCCTGTTTTAACTTGTGCATTATGGGTACCCTTCGCGAACACATATGGAGCAATCAGTGGACTTGTTGTAGGAACCACACTACGTGTATTAGGAGGTGAACCAGTGTTGTCATTTCCGGCTATTATTAAGTATCCTGGGTATAATGATACGCTGGGCCAGATTTTTCCCTTCAAAACATTTGCAATGTTGTCATGTACATTTTCACTTCTTTCAATCTCATATTTAACAGAATATTTGTTCACAAAAAGAAAACTTTCAAAAAAGTTTGATATCTTCAACTGTTATGGACCTCAATCAAGCCAATGTAAAAATGATGGAAACGATATTTCAATGACTGTTAAAACTGAAGATGACGTAAAAAATGAAACGGACAAATTTTTGaacaattga
- the LOC143047270 gene encoding high affinity choline transporter 1-like isoform X1 has protein sequence MVVNIPGVIGIVVFYIIIVVIGIWAGKNKKGDTNDLLVAGRSLGMFVATLTTAATMVGGAYINGTAESMGRDGLLWTIGPVGYNLSLFLAALIYVPKVRKAEYTTIFDPIQEKYGNRTGGLLFIPELLGDLFWEAAIFNALGATVSIILGLEMSIAIIVSAVIVIVYTFFGGLYSVAYTDVIQMFFIIIGLVIALPFAWTNPAVNFSRISNTWPGEMDSNQIGIYIDTCLLTLGGCLTWQAFYQRILACKSVTVARNSALLGAVISALMAIPPAAIGVIGAATDWNMTSYPQNSTLSYEDWAFILPMVMEYLCPLTVSIIGFGAISAAVMSSADSIVLATGSVFSRNIYQNCFRPQASDRELTWVLRFSIVVVGTLGAVIAISANSIYGLYILCADAMYVVQFPVLTCALWVPFANTYGAISGLVVGTTLRVLGGEPVLSFPAIIKYPGYNDTLGQIFPFKTFAMLSCTFSLLSISYLTEYLFTKRKLSKKFDIFNCYGPQSSQCKNDGNDISMTVKTEDDVKNETDKFLNN, from the exons ATGGTTGTAAATATACCTGGTGTGATTGGTATTGTTGTTTTCTACATCATCATTGTGGTTATTGGTATATGGGCGGGAAAGAACAAAAAGGGGGATACAAATGATTTATTGGTAGCTGGCAGGAGTCTTGGTATGTTTGTGGCCACATTAACAACTGCAG CTACTATGGTTGGAGGGGCATACATCAATGGTACAGCAGAATCAATGGGTAGAGATGGACTTCTATGGACCATTGGACCAGTCGGATATAATCTTTCATTATTCTTAG CTGCATTAATATACGTGCCAAAAGTAAGAAAAGCAGAATATACAACTATATTTGACCCCATACAAGAAAAATATGGGAATCGGACTGGCGGACTGCTATTCATTCCTGAATTATTAGGAGATTTATTCTGGGAAGCAGCCATCTTTAATGCACTAG GAGCAACTGTTTCTATAATACTTGGACTTGAAATGTCCATTGCCATTATAGTTTCAGCTGTTATAGTTATTGTCTATACATTCTTTGGTGGTTTATACTCTGTAGCTTACACAGACGTTATACAGATGTTCTTTATCATCATAGGACTA gtaatTGCACTACCGTTTGCCTGGACTAATCCCGCGGTTAATTTCAGTAGAATAAGCAATACATGGCCGGGAGAAATGGATAGTAACCAGATTGggatatatattgatacatgcCTTTTAACACTTGGTGGATGCCTTACCTGGCAG gcgTTTTACCAACGAATTTTAGCATGTAAATCTGTAACCGTTGCTCGGAATTCTGCGTTATTGGGAGCAGTTATTTCAGCCTTGATGGCGATACCACCTGCTGCTATTGGTGTTATTGGTGCTGCCACTG ATTGGAACATGACTTCGTATCCACAAAATTCCACATTATCTTACGAAGATTGGGCGTTTATATTACCAATGGTTATGGAATATTTATGTCCATTAACAGTATCGATTATAGGATTCGGAGCAATCAGTGCTGCAGTTATGTCGTCTGCAGATTCCATAGTCTTGGCAACAGGCTCTGTCTTCAGTAGAAATATTTACCAAAACTGTTTTAGACCTCAG GCATCTGACAGAGAACTTACATGGGTACTTCGATTTAGTATAGTAGTTGTAGGAACTCTTGGTGCTGTCATTGCTATATCTGCCAACAGCATTTATGGACTGTATATACTATGCGCTGATGCTATGTATGTTGTTCAGTTTCCTGTTTTAACTTGTGCATTATGGGTACCCTTCGCGAACACATATGGAGCAATCAGTGGACTTGTTGTAGGAACCACACTACGTGTATTAGGAGGTGAACCAGTGTTGTCATTTCCGGCTATTATTAAGTATCCTGGGTATAATGATACGCTGGGCCAGATTTTTCCCTTCAAAACATTTGCAATGTTGTCATGTACATTTTCACTTCTTTCAATCTCATATTTAACAGAATATTTGTTCACAAAAAGAAAACTTTCAAAAAAGTTTGATATCTTCAACTGTTATGGACCTCAATCAAGCCAATGTAAAAATGATGGAAACGATATTTCAATGACTGTTAAAACTGAAGATGACGTAAAAAATGAAACGGACAAATTTTTGaacaattga